Part of the Triticum urartu cultivar G1812 chromosome 2, Tu2.1, whole genome shotgun sequence genome, CAGCTCCAGGGCGAACCGTGGCTTCAGTTGCTGCCGTTGCTTGACAGCAGAATCATTGTTCATCTCCTTCTTCTCCGCCTGTCTTCTGCTGGCATCAGATTGCTTCTGCATTTGCGGTACGGGGCTCGCCATGAACTGCAGAAAACAAATATAGAGAGCAGAAAAAAAACATAAGAACACAAATGTATAGAACTTAACAAACATGAATTATTCCGGTCAAAAAACAAACATGAATTACCATGAAGCTTATGAGCTGCATGTACCTTGTTGGTGCTGAAGAATTGGCTGGCGAGCTGCGCAGACAGGATGGCCTCCGTGGAACCCATGAGCTAATAGGTAGAAGCTGGTGATGAACTGATTAATCACCACTTAAACTAGCTTAGTGTTTCTTATCTGAACTTCACTGCGTGCTCTGTTGCTGCATGCAGATTCGATCATGTCTATATATAGCAACCAACCAGTGTAGAACATTGTTCGGATCGGTCGAGTTCTGGTTGTTTCAATGGCTTGAGATTCATGGGGATATGGCTGGCTTGTCTCTAGCTACCAAGAGAGAGCCTCAATTAGTTGGTGCCATTGGCTCCACGTAGCTCACCCGCCGGAGTGCTTCTAGCACTATGTGTGTACATCATCTTATCCACACTGCAACACATACCTGGGTTGTGCACTTTTTGCCCTTTTTTCTCTCATGATGGACGACATATAGTGACAGGCGAGGAAAATTGGATGGATGTATAGGAACAAATATCTTGGTCGTGTGATATTTTGCTAAAATTTCACCAAATGGCTACATCATGTCAGATTTTTTTGGATAACTACTATATGTCCGCATGAATGTCTTCTATAAGTTCCAAAAGTGGTGGTTTTTGGTCCccgcaaaaataaataaaaataagtGATAGTGTTTATTTTTGAGAAAAAAATaagtttttttttgagaaacaAATAAGCGATAATGTTCTCCTGGGCTTCTGCCTCCTGGACACAAGTGCCTAAGATTGGGCCAACGACAGAGTTCAAGGACCGGTACCAGCCCACCAAACTGAAATGTGTGTTGCGCAGGTGCCAGCCCACCAGACCTAAGATTGGGCCAACGACAGAGTTCTGGTTTTTTCATTTCCCATTTCTTTTTCTATTTTAGTTATCATTTTTAAAATCCAAAAAATGTTTGAAATTCgtaaatattttttaaattttttttccaaaattaaACATTTCTTACTTTTAAGAGCTATTTGAAAATTCATAAAGTTTTTGAAAAAATTCTAAACTTTTCAAACTTGTGGACATGTTACAAATTCATAACTTTTTTCACAGtcatgaactttttccaaaatcCCTGAACACTTCTAAT contains:
- the LOC125540579 gene encoding uncharacterized protein LOC125540579, translating into MGSTEAILSAQLASQFFSTNKFMASPVPQMQKQSDASRRQAEKKEMNNDSAVKQRQQLKPRFALELDGLNCFETLVPL